The DNA region ccctccctcctgttcttGTTGGAGTTGCACCCCTGGGTGGTAACATGGTTGTGGTGGTTGGTATATCACTTTGTCTGGCTGCGATTCTGGCCACTATTGTGGTAACGGTGTGGAGAAAGCTTTGCCAGACCCCTCAGTGCAGCTCTGTCCGCAGAGGGTCCATGCATTCCCCTGGTGGACGCAAACTTTCTGATGAGGCCTCCATTTGTGGGCACAGCCTCCAAAGACCTAGCCTGTCTGACAGCCATAGCCCACCAGTGGGCATGAGTGTGGGTGTGGCCCAAAATGGCATGCCTTCCCTGGGCAGTCAGCCTCTCCCACAGACCCTGGTGATTCCTCTCTCACATGACCCAGAAAGGCTGTCTCCCACAGGTCTGAAGATGTTGCCACCCATATTTGGGTATGTATagaatattattttctttaatcagACATAGACTGTAAGTAATTTAATTCTATCAGTTCACAGTCATGGAAAACAAAATCTGTCTCCCCAGGTACCGGTTAGCTCAGCAGCagttaaaagaaatgaagaagaagggGTTAAAGGAGGCCACACAGATGTACCATGTTTCTTCAAGCCCAGTCCATGACACCTTGGGAGAGACATCCGCTTCCCCCACCAACTCCCCCGTTCCCACACCAACTGGATTTGCTCAATCAGCGTTACCTTTGGGCCTCCAAGGCGACACCGATCATAGCCATTTACACGTTGCAGTTTCCTTTTCAGAGTTGCCAACACAGACCTCTAGGATCACACCAGATAGACTGAGTCCAAGAGTGGAGCTGGTCTTAGGCCCTCCCATTTCTGGACATGCAAGTCGGGGTAGCTCAAAATGGCTTGACCGCACTGCTGACTGGGTGGAGATGGTAGAGAGGAGCGGGTTATCAGGAATGGGAAATTCATATCATAAGAATCCAAATTTCCGCCGGACCTCCAGTTTTAATGACACTAAACCCCAGTTTCCATCTTCTGCACACTCCAGACACTTCAGAGAAAGGAGCATGACTCAGGTCATCTATACAGCTATAATTATGAATTTCCTATCTAAGCTACAGTGTATATGTAGATCTGTTTAAGCATTTTGTCAAAATGAACAATACTCATACTCTTATCTTTTTCAGGTGGGATCTCGGACTCTTCCTGAAGGAAGCTGTTGGACcaaaggagtgagggagaggcAGCCGTACTGCTCTTACCCCATTCCAGAGCATGGGGCCTCAGAATGGGCTAAATCCGGACCCCAGAGAAATGACCAGAGGAGGCCCTGGATAGAGACAGCTGTTCCTTCTCTTAACACTGAACTCAAACACACAGGAACCAACACAAACATCACCTTTGAAAAAAATGCTAAAGCCAACCTCAATGGAACTAGGGAAAGGCAAAGGGGTGGTGAGACAGGAGGTAGAGGTGGAGAGGGAATCTCAGGGATTGGGGGTCCAGCCACGGTGACTTCCAGTTCTCGTGGAATGAACCAGCTGAGTGTGGATCGGGCAGAACGGGCTGAGCAGAACTGGAACCGCCGCGGCCCATCACCTATACAGAGGAACATCCTGGCCCGGAAATTAAAGGAGGCTCAGTCCTTTTCCGCAGTCAAAGGGCGTCAGCGCAGCTCCACCTTCAGTACGTCATCCTCGGAGCAGAGGAAAGGTCGCTGCCACTCTCTGCCAATGTCTGGAGACTACAACAACAGTGACGGCTCTCCTTTCAGGCTGAGTGAGGCAGAGCAGAGGATGTTGGACCTAGATCTGCCCTCACCATAATAGAGGATTAGATGAGACAGGTTTGTAATACCACACAATGGAGGAACTGTTATTGCcatatgcatacagtatattcctAACTTAAACCCTCTCCACTACAGCTCTGACATTAAACAATACACAGGTATCAGAGAGGTTGGTTAGAGATTTAGGGAGTTTGCACATCTGTGGGaaggaaagtaaaaataaagaaaagatgtTCAAGTTAATT from Scomber japonicus isolate fScoJap1 chromosome 13, fScoJap1.pri, whole genome shotgun sequence includes:
- the LOC128371214 gene encoding thrombospondin type-1 domain-containing protein 1, with the protein product MPQAVSLLTFLLALMGYALAGLNIWPSFHVALSNASVFVDFSTKSNRSSNCNTSLSLINTETNTSLFTRTLPNDHTVGRVEFNCSCFLYAGTFRFLLRQTSITAVSHRNGTNGGSRESTTWWWSSELQVQWPTFHIAVERAGNHSGSFQVRISTNEYFQACSSGLDSALFLEVNYMEYNQIGRNSINKVRARTRHPIKPVRSQSIELSCAFPFTEKDFIQVALRSPHTTQEVKSAGPLYLSRIFSYKLLVENANIYKSGCEGTMTVKLVTPPCAHIDGKVLLYKDAGAGRGVAVSTGMGAGGTALMGFRPEEPSSPHLAFNWLTRGENETEFNCSVFYPGRNKYCFRFVFNYSSSPSPAQTCLVVHRSADSWGPWQPWSVCSVSCGEGMRERVRECLMPSGVGEMHCTVKEKEQSLCSLEECIVMPVPSPSLPPVLVGVAPLGGNMVVVVGISLCLAAILATIVVTVWRKLCQTPQCSSVRRGSMHSPGGRKLSDEASICGHSLQRPSLSDSHSPPVGMSVGVAQNGMPSLGSQPLPQTLVIPLSHDPERLSPTGLKMLPPIFGYRLAQQQLKEMKKKGLKEATQMYHVSSSPVHDTLGETSASPTNSPVPTPTGFAQSALPLGLQGDTDHSHLHVAVSFSELPTQTSRITPDRLSPRVELVLGPPISGHASRGSSKWLDRTADWVEMVERSGLSGMGNSYHKNPNFRRTSSFNDTKPQFPSSAHSRHFRERSMTQVGSRTLPEGSCWTKGVRERQPYCSYPIPEHGASEWAKSGPQRNDQRRPWIETAVPSLNTELKHTGTNTNITFEKNAKANLNGTRERQRGGETGGRGGEGISGIGGPATVTSSSRGMNQLSVDRAERAEQNWNRRGPSPIQRNILARKLKEAQSFSAVKGRQRSSTFSTSSSEQRKGRCHSLPMSGDYNNSDGSPFRLSEAEQRMLDLDLPSP